From the genome of Suricata suricatta isolate VVHF042 chromosome 3, meerkat_22Aug2017_6uvM2_HiC, whole genome shotgun sequence, one region includes:
- the LOC115287177 gene encoding olfactory receptor 10J1-like codes for MKIANYTEVREFVFQGFSNFQEHQLILFAIFLTLYILTLAGNVIIVTIIRVDHHLHTPMYFFLSVLSTSETCYSLVIIPRMLASLVGLSQSISLVGCGTQLFFFLGFAITNCLLLAVMGFDRYVAICNPLRYSVIMNWRVCTILASLVCASGFLLSLAQAVAIFRLPFCKSLIEHFFCDVRPVLDLACVTPIINDILTLIISLLAITAPATFLFVSYVLIISTILKIASAEGRKKAFATCASHLTVVIVHYGCASIAYFKPKSENTKDQDQLISVTYTVITPLLNPVVYSLRNKEVQDALRRVVGRKSLP; via the coding sequence ATGAAAATAGCCAATTACACAGAGGTAAGAGAGTTTGTTTTCCAAGGCTTCTCCAACTTCCAAGAACATCAACTCATACTCTTTGCCATATTTCTGACCCTGTACATCCTAACTCTGGCTGGCAATGTCATCATCGTGACTATTATTCGTGTTGACCaccacctccacacccccatgtacttctttctAAGTGTTCTCTCCACATCAGAGACTTGCTATTCCCTGGTCATTATCCCACGCATGCTTGCCAGCCTCGTGGGTCTGAGCCAGTCCATCTCCCTGGTGGGCTGTGGGACTcagctctttttcttccttggctTTGCCATCACCAACTGCCTCCTGCTGGCAGTAATGGGGTTTGATCGCTACGTGGCCATCTGCAACCCACTCCGCTACTCAGTCATCATGAATTGGAGGGTGTGCACCATCCTGGCATCGTTGGTCTGTGCCTCGGGGTTCTTGCTCTCTCTGGCTCAGGCTGTGGCCATTTTCAGACTGCCTTTTTGTAAATCACTGATTGAGCACTTCTTCTGTGATGTTCGACCTGTGTTGGATTTAGCCTGTGTTACTCCAATCATTAATGATATCTTGACCTTAATTATAAGCCTCTTGGCCATCACAGCCCCTGCCACCTTCCTCTTTGTCTCCTATGTCCTCATCATCTCCACCATCCTCAAGATTGCCTCAGCTGAGGGCCGGAAGAAGGCCTTCGCCACCTGCGCCTCTCACCTCACGGTGGTCATTGTCCACTACGGCTGTGCCTCCATTGCCTACTTCAAGCCCAAGTCAGAGAACACCAAGGATCAGGATCAGTTAATCTCAGTGACTTACACTGTGATAACGCCTTTACTGAACCCGGTTGTGTATAGTCTGAGAAACAAAGAAGTCCAGGATGCTCTGAGGAGAGTGGTGGGAAGGAAATCCCTTCCCTAA